Part of the Bacillus sp. N1-1 genome, CCTACAAGTTGACCTGAAATATTAATTAACGCTCCACCACTATTTCCGGGATTAATCGATGCATCTGTTTGAATAACGTCTGCATTCCAATCAATGGTCCCGTTTTGGTCTGTATCTACTGGAAAAGAGCGCTCCGGATTACTGATTATACCCTGCGTTACCGTTCCTTCTAGGAAGCCTAAAGGGTTACCAATCGCAATAGCTGGCTCACCTGGCTTTAACGTATCGGAATCACCGAACTCTGCGACCATTGTAACCGCCTCAGAAGGGATTTTAAGCACCGCCAGGTCCATTAGAGGGTCAGTGCCTACAAGCTCTGCTGAAACGCGTTTCTCGGCGTTTAAACTCACTTCAAGCTGTCCTGCACCTTCTACCACGTGATTATTTGTTACAACAAAGGCATCTTTACCCTCTTTTTTGTATATAACACCAGATCCCGCTCCAGCTTCTCCGTAATCTTCTGCCCAGAAATCGGTTTTCTGCAGATTAATAACACCCACTACCGCTTCCCCTACGTTTTCTACCGCTGACGTAATATCATTTGTTACATCAATGCTAAGGTTCTTTGTAATCTGTTGCTGTTCAGCTTCTGATTCCGCTTCTTCTTCTTGAGGAGGAGCGATATCAGGTAGCACCCCTACGTCTGATAGAGCAGGAACCGTAAATAGAATGAGCAGTGCACCGAGGATTGCACCAACTAATCCCGCCATAAATGCTCCGCCACGGTTCCCTTTCTGCCGCATTGGTCGGTTGTTTTCATCGCTATCATAATAGCCCAAAGTGTTCACCAATCCTTTCAATTAAAAAAGGAGACCTTTAAGACCAATTTCGTTCACCAAAACTCATTTCTACGAATTTATAATTTTGTTAGAACCGTAGGGGAAGCAGGATCTGTATCATATAACGCAACCTGCTCTCCTACTGCAAAACCATTTTGTTCAAGAGTTTGTTGGACAGAAAGTCTTGCCAGGTCTTTCATGTTATTATCTTTACTTAAATGGGCTAAATAAATACGCTTTGTTTGATCACCAATAATGTCCGACAGGGCTGCCGCGGCATCTTCATTTGAAACGTGCCCCATATCACCTAGAATACGTCTCTTCACGTTCCATGGATAGCGCCCCATCATTAACATATTAATGTCATGATTTGACTCAAACACGAGCATATCTGAATTGCGAATCGTGCCTTTAATGCGATCACTTACGTAGCCAAGATCAGTTGCGATACTCAACTTCTTGCCTTCGTGATGAAATGCATAAAACATTGGCTCAGCTGCATCATGCGAAACACCAAATGATTCAACATCCAGATCATCGAAAGTTTTGATTGTATCCATATCAAAATGAAACTTTTGCTCCACGGGTATTTCACCAATCAATCCTGACATCGCATCCCACGTTTTTGAATTGGCATAAATGGGAAGCTTGTAGCGTCTTGCGAAAATACCAAGTCCTTTAATATGATCACTATGCTCGTGCGTCACAAGCAACCCATCCAGATCCTTTGGATCGAGATGGGCTTTCGCGAACAGTTCTTCAAGTTTCTTTCCACTTAATCCGGCATCGACTAAAAGCTTGTGCTTCTCTGTACCAACATAAATGGCATTACCTGTGCTTCCACTTGCAAGCACACTAAATTCAAGAGACATATAACGTTCCTCTCCTACTTATCGCTTGTACCCGTCTTCGGCTTTGAAGGATCAGGCTGATTGCTGCCATCTGATTCCTTCTCCTCCTGTTCACTTTCAATACTTTCTTCAGAATCACTAAACACTGTTTTTTCAATCGCATTAACGTAATAATTTTTTTCTGGATCATCATTCTTTTTATTCGAAACAACAACTTGCCACGTTGGAACAAAGACAAATGTATCCCGCTCATCTTCATTTGCGACAGTTGTATAATAACCAATCGACATATTTTCAACTTCATCATTCAAACCAATATTTTGTTGGTTTAGTAAAAGACCAATCGTTTCAGAAGCGGGATCAATCTTACGTTCTTTGCCTATTTTCTGAAGGCTTAAATAGGTTTGTGTATAAGAAACAACTTTATCGTCCTCAAGTGTTACAATCAACATGCCTGATTCTTGACTATATATCGGGCGATCCTCAAACGTTTCTACGAAATACTTAATGTTTGGGTTGTTTTCAGCAGGACCGTAATATTGATACTTCCCACCTTCATAAACATACGTTTCTAAAAAGATCGAAAAAGCAGAAGGCTCTGTTGGATCACTTATAGGAAAAGGCTTCTTAAGCGTTGAAACTAATTTTTCTCCATCAAGTGTAATATCCTGACTCGTTCCTTCTTCGAGCGTTTTCTCTTCTTCCTCTGTAAATTCATGAACATCTCCACTAATAAAAGACATTTTTTCTGATTGCACAGGAAGGTTCTTTTCATACGTTACGTTTAGATTTTTTAGCTGATCTTCAATCGTAACCTGTTTCTGTTGTTCAATTTCACTTAATTCCGTTTGCTTTTTAAATAAATCACTTGCCAGAAAGATATTAAACACCAGGAAGGTTAAGATTAATATCGTTTTCGTTCTATTCCAATCCAACTTCTTCCCCTCCCAGTGCATTGCTATTAGATTGCAGCGGTGTCCAGGTACCATTCAATTTCACAAACCATTGGGGAATCAGCGAAAAGTCATATGGCTGATTTGCTGAACGATCAATTGTATAACCAACTGTCATGTTTTGTATCTCACTTGTTTTAAAGCTTCCTTCTTCAAGTAGTGCCACAACATCTTCATAACCTGGCAGCTGACGTTCACTAATTTCTTTCGTGTATTGGATAATTTTTAACATCCGCTTGTACGTGCTAACATCATTATTTTCTAACGTCACGTTAACCTCATCTAAATCTTCTGTAGAAGAACTATAAACGGGATAACCTTCTGTATAAAGACGGAAAGTGATTTGATCTGTATTTTTCTGAGAAGATGTAACCCATTCGCTGAGCACATACTTATCATCGTTTAAATCAGTTATACGGAAGCCAAAATGCTTGTTAATAAAGCCATACGCATCAAGAATAGGTGATTCATTTGCTACAAATTGACTTGACGTTGATGGTGGATTCTTAAAGATCATGTATTCATTGTCGTAATTAAAAGTTAAATCTCGACTTCCATCTGTATAAAGATCTGAAATGTTGTTAAAGGTGTTCTTTTCAACCGTATCTTGTTCAGGGAAAAGCGCTTCTTTAAAATCTTCTTCATTTGCCAGTTCATCTGTACTTCCTCCGAATGAAGCAATCGACTGACCTTGAATCGGTAAATAAAAAACAGGAGATTTATCAGAAACTTGAAGTTCTTTAGCTCGAGCCATCTCCATTTTCTCCGCTTCACTACTAGTAATATCAAAGGAAGAGAAGACGTTTGAATACCATTCCTTCACTTTACTAGAAGCCTCAATCGTGGCACGCATGCCAACTTGACTCGATGTGTTGAGAAGAATGATCTCATTGTTTTTACCAGAAGCAATCGAAGGAATAATAATACGGTCAAACGTCGAAAGAGGAATATCGTCTTTTGATATGCTCACTAATTTTTTTAACACATCATTTGAAAGCAAGGTAGGGAAAATAAGCTCAACGCTATCCCCTTCTCCCTCTATATCTTCCATATCATTTTCCACCGTAAAGGATTTAATTTTAATTCCAGAAATAAACTCGCTATAAAAGTCATTAATGGTGTTGAATTTAAAGGAAGTAAAGTGCTGGTTATCAATATGATAAACGAGCTGATTTGGCTTAACCACATCACTAATATTCACTTCCTGAATACCAACAGGACTTGCTTCTGTTGGTGCTGCTTCTTTCTCATACTCAGGTTCGAACGTCCAGATCTGCCAGGTGAGAAATAAACTAGTTAGAACAAGGACGTTCAATAAGATTGTTTTAAAATTCTCAAACTGCTTCTTTGTCATTCTCACTTGTCCTCAACCTCCCTTATTCGTTTATAAGGGAGAGTAAAGTAGATCGTTGTTCCATGTCCCCACTTACTCTCTGCCCAGATGTCCCCATGGTGTGCATGGATCATTTCCTTGGCAATAGCCAAACCAAGCCCTGTTCCCCCGATTTGCCTAGAACGGGCTTTATCGACGCGGTAGAACCGGTCAAAAATTTTCGAAAGGTTATTCTTTGGAATACCTACACCTTCATCACTGATGCTAATCCGGATCTTCTTACCAATCGTCCAGCATCGTGCAGTGATCGTACCGCCGTCAGGTGAATACTTAATCGCATTGGATAGGATGTTATCCAACACTTGTGTCATTTTATCTTGATCGACTTTCGTATAAATTGCGACGCGAGGAAGCTGTCTGACGATGTTAATATTATCTCGCTTTGACATTTCAAATCGATCAAGGACATGATCAAACATTTCTACAAAATCGACTTCCGTGAACTCTAGACGATATTCCTTTTTATCCATTTTAGATAGTTGCAGAAGATCATTAACTAATCGAATCATTCGTTCCGTTTCATTTTGCGTCACACTTAAGAAGCGAGGTGCAATCTCAGGATCCTGGAGCGCTCCTTCTTGAAGAGCTTCGAGATAACTTCTCATCGTTGTAAGTGGCGTGCGTAGCTCGTGTGACACATTGACAACGAACTCACGACGCTCCTGTTCAAGCTGTTCTTGTTCGGTAATATCATGGAGAACAGCAATTAACCCGTTAATAGGACCATCTTCTTTATGGATAATTGAAAAATTAACGCGTAAGATAAACGTTTGATGATCATCACTTAAATCAAGAATCATTGAATCTGGTCCATTGTAGACATCATCCCACGTTTTCTCTTCTGAAAACTGGAGAATTTTATTCAATGATGTTCCAAGGACCGTTTCACGTGAAACGCTCATCATTTCTTCTGCACGATCATTCATTAAGATAATCATACCTTCACGATCTGTAGCAATAACGCCATCTGTCATATAAGCAAGAACAGATGTAAGCTTCCGACGCTCACCCTCCGTAATGGCATTAGCCTCTTGAAGTCTACGTGTTAAATCATTAAAAGCCAGAGCAAGTTGCCCGATCTCATCTTCGCCATATACTTTTACTTTTCGTGTGAAATCTCCACGTGCCATGACAAGCGCTTGTCTTCGCATATCCGAAATTGGCCTTGTAATTGTACGAGAAATAATAATGCCAAGTAGCCCAGTTAACACTAGCGCGATGAGAGCGGATTGAGCTAATAAGCTATTAACTTCATCTGCCTGTTCAAAGACTTGATTCATATTTGCTTGAATGTAGACTGCGCCGACAGTTGTATTGGTTTCACCCTTTATAGGATAACTATAAGCAAAAAAACGTTCTCCTTCACTGTCGATCAAAATGTTTTCCTTTGACACGCCATTTAAAGCACTATTCACGTAATCGTTCGTTGCGCGTGTTCCTTCAAGACCGTCATCATTAAGTGTCCCGACTACCTGCCCTAATGAATTAACAACGAGAATTTGGCGAATTTCATTTTGCCTAAAATTTCTTATCAAGCTTGTGATCGTATTTTCTTCTTCATCACTCTTACTATTCACCTGATCAGACACATTATCAGCCAGAAGCTCAGCACGATCTCGAATTGAACTCATATAGTTCTGCTGAAACTGATCTTCTAATTTGTCATTAAAATAAACAGAGATAAACTGAATCGCAACTAAAATGAGGAGAACATACACAATTGCAAACTTAAAATGGATGGACTTAAAAAAACCGACCTTTCCCATCTAAAGTTTAC contains:
- a CDS encoding trypsin-like peptidase domain-containing protein; the protein is MRQKGNRGGAFMAGLVGAILGALLILFTVPALSDVGVLPDIAPPQEEEAESEAEQQQITKNLSIDVTNDITSAVENVGEAVVGVINLQKTDFWAEDYGEAGAGSGVIYKKEGKDAFVVTNNHVVEGAGQLEVSLNAEKRVSAELVGTDPLMDLAVLKIPSEAVTMVAEFGDSDTLKPGEPAIAIGNPLGFLEGTVTQGIISNPERSFPVDTDQNGTIDWNADVIQTDASINPGNSGGALINISGQLVGINSMKIAQSSVEGIGFSIPINIAEPIINDLESYGEVRRPEIGIGTKSLSEIPTYHWSESLKLPDKVDYGVVVMSVFPTSSGEIAGLKELDVITAMDGNKIKNSIDLRKFLYTKKEIGDRVKLTIYREGTKQEVEVTLAEQQHS
- a CDS encoding MBL fold metallo-hydrolase; the encoded protein is MSLEFSVLASGSTGNAIYVGTEKHKLLVDAGLSGKKLEELFAKAHLDPKDLDGLLVTHEHSDHIKGLGIFARRYKLPIYANSKTWDAMSGLIGEIPVEQKFHFDMDTIKTFDDLDVESFGVSHDAAEPMFYAFHHEGKKLSIATDLGYVSDRIKGTIRNSDMLVFESNHDINMLMMGRYPWNVKRRILGDMGHVSNEDAAAALSDIIGDQTKRIYLAHLSKDNNMKDLARLSVQQTLEQNGFAVGEQVALYDTDPASPTVLTKL
- the yycI gene encoding two-component system regulatory protein YycI, which codes for MDWNRTKTILILTFLVFNIFLASDLFKKQTELSEIEQQKQVTIEDQLKNLNVTYEKNLPVQSEKMSFISGDVHEFTEEEEKTLEEGTSQDITLDGEKLVSTLKKPFPISDPTEPSAFSIFLETYVYEGGKYQYYGPAENNPNIKYFVETFEDRPIYSQESGMLIVTLEDDKVVSYTQTYLSLQKIGKERKIDPASETIGLLLNQQNIGLNDEVENMSIGYYTTVANEDERDTFVFVPTWQVVVSNKKNDDPEKNYYVNAIEKTVFSDSEESIESEQEEKESDGSNQPDPSKPKTGTSDK
- the yycH gene encoding two-component system activity regulator YycH — encoded protein: MTKKQFENFKTILLNVLVLTSLFLTWQIWTFEPEYEKEAAPTEASPVGIQEVNISDVVKPNQLVYHIDNQHFTSFKFNTINDFYSEFISGIKIKSFTVENDMEDIEGEGDSVELIFPTLLSNDVLKKLVSISKDDIPLSTFDRIIIPSIASGKNNEIILLNTSSQVGMRATIEASSKVKEWYSNVFSSFDITSSEAEKMEMARAKELQVSDKSPVFYLPIQGQSIASFGGSTDELANEEDFKEALFPEQDTVEKNTFNNISDLYTDGSRDLTFNYDNEYMIFKNPPSTSSQFVANESPILDAYGFINKHFGFRITDLNDDKYVLSEWVTSSQKNTDQITFRLYTEGYPVYSSSTEDLDEVNVTLENNDVSTYKRMLKIIQYTKEISERQLPGYEDVVALLEEGSFKTSEIQNMTVGYTIDRSANQPYDFSLIPQWFVKLNGTWTPLQSNSNALGGEEVGLE
- the walK gene encoding cell wall metabolism sensor histidine kinase WalK, which encodes MGKVGFFKSIHFKFAIVYVLLILVAIQFISVYFNDKLEDQFQQNYMSSIRDRAELLADNVSDQVNSKSDEEENTITSLIRNFRQNEIRQILVVNSLGQVVGTLNDDGLEGTRATNDYVNSALNGVSKENILIDSEGERFFAYSYPIKGETNTTVGAVYIQANMNQVFEQADEVNSLLAQSALIALVLTGLLGIIISRTITRPISDMRRQALVMARGDFTRKVKVYGEDEIGQLALAFNDLTRRLQEANAITEGERRKLTSVLAYMTDGVIATDREGMIILMNDRAEEMMSVSRETVLGTSLNKILQFSEEKTWDDVYNGPDSMILDLSDDHQTFILRVNFSIIHKEDGPINGLIAVLHDITEQEQLEQERREFVVNVSHELRTPLTTMRSYLEALQEGALQDPEIAPRFLSVTQNETERMIRLVNDLLQLSKMDKKEYRLEFTEVDFVEMFDHVLDRFEMSKRDNINIVRQLPRVAIYTKVDQDKMTQVLDNILSNAIKYSPDGGTITARCWTIGKKIRISISDEGVGIPKNNLSKIFDRFYRVDKARSRQIGGTGLGLAIAKEMIHAHHGDIWAESKWGHGTTIYFTLPYKRIREVEDK